Proteins from one Chelonia mydas isolate rCheMyd1 chromosome 14, rCheMyd1.pri.v2, whole genome shotgun sequence genomic window:
- the LOC114020073 gene encoding zinc finger protein 572 isoform X4, with translation MLLKNWPALKSYFVSKGEETVSCAIWAFLSEQEDAVSDDDIITLPELYIYFVHNIMSHFNHAIKVLESDYIQVTELYAIFSKLRREIQIRQEQGFYGYKVTQFLKKLPPNEQNKFVGDAQRVYTRMLQYLEKWFDFSENSFYMLCAPLNLDGPLELDKLCALTTNLDIQVDGDELFTEMCTLNDVLPTLKSLTNDPELTLCQEQQERHHRINVSEVWVEFFKHWEAPNLLKIVQHVLAIPPSNAFVERVFSVMKNLWTDERNRLQVDLVKAELFVHFNYKMTCAEFAGFLKTEAAKELVVAARKEQKYKSGEGMIENVEENPQQEDPEQVETHVTLLERAEAIVSWSPEHGKASGYQHRPERQQGTQPGKNVGKSIQCEGGLKNLSKNMMHQRLSKGEGKNTCTECGKSFSRSLHLIIHRRTHTGQRPLKCLQCGKSFIDNPTLKVHQRIHMGEKPYKCPDCGKSFSERPHLIGHQKIHTEAKTFICSQCGETLCNWSTFLRHERIHTGERSKPYNCLECGENFRDRSGLSRHQRIHTGEKPYNCLDCGESFSRRSNLTRHQKVHTGERPYKCLKCGKSFSRRSTRSRHLRTHWGESE, from the exons AT GTTGCTGAAGAATTGGCCTGCACTCAAGTCTTACTTTGTGAGCAAAGGAGAGGAAACAGTGAGCTGCGCAATATGGGCCTTTCTTTCTGAGCAGGAGGACGCAGTATCCGATGATGACATTATTACACTTCCCGAGCTGTACATCTACTTTGTGCACAACATTATGAGCCATTTTAACCACGCCATAAAGGTTCTTGAAAGTGATTACATTCAGGTAACTGAACTGTATGCTATATTCAGCAAACTGAGAAGAGAGATTCAGATTCGACAAGAGCAAGGCTTCTATGGATACAAGGTGACACAGTTCTTGAAGAAACTGCCGCCTAACGAGCAGAATAAATTTGTTGGAGATGCCCAACGGGTTTACACACGCATGCTACAGTACCTGGAAAAGTGGTTTGATTTCAGCGAAAACTCTTTCTATATGTTGTGTGCGCCACTCAATCTGGACGGACCTCTTGAACTAGACAAACTGTGTGCTTTGACTACAAACTTGGACATTCAAGTGGACGGAGATGAACTATTTACAGAAATGTGCACATTGAATGATGTGCTACCAACCCTAAAGAGTTTGACAAATGATCCTGAATTGACATTGTGTCAGGAGCAACAAGAGCGCCATCATCGAATCAATGTCTCTGAGGTATGGGTAGAATTCTTTAAGCACTGGGAGGCCCCAAACTTACTTAAAATTGTGCAGCATGTGCTTGCTATACCACCCAGCAACGCATTTGTGGAACGCGTTTTCAGTGTTATGAAGAACTTGTGGACTGATGAAAGGAATCGGCTCCAAGTGGACCTGGTGAAAGCTGAGCTATTCGTGCACTTCAACTATAAAATGACATGTGCCGAGTTTGCTGGATTTTTGAAGACAGAAGCAGCTAAAGAGCTTGTGGTGGCAGcaagaaaagaacagaagtatAAAT caggtgaGGGGATGATTGAGAATGTGGAAGAGAATCCTCAGCAGGAAGATCCTGAGCAAGTTGAAACTCATGTTACATTATTAGAAAGAGCTGAAGCGATTGTGTCCTGGAGTCCAGAGCATGGAAAAGCTAGTGGGTATCAGCACCGGCCAGAGAGACAGCAGGGAACTCAGCCAGGGAAGAACGTGGGTAAATCCATTCAATGTGAAGGTGGTTTGAAAAATCTTAGTAAAAACATGATGCACCAGAGGCTCTccaaaggggagggaaaaaacacatgcaccgagtgtgggaaaagcttcagtcggagTTTACACCTTATTATACATCGCAGAACCCACACAGGACAAAGACCTCTTAAATGTCttcagtgtgggaaaagctttattGACAACCCAACCCTGAAagtacatcagagaatccacatggGAGAAAAACCCTATAAGTgccctgactgtgggaaaagcttcagtgagaGACCACACCTTATTGGCCACCAGAAAATCCACACAGAAGCAAAAACTTTCATATGCTCTCAGTGTGGGGAAACCCTCTGTAACTGGTCAACCTTTCTTAGACATGAGAGAATCCACACCGGAGAGAGATCTAAACCTTATAACTGCCTCGAGTGTGGGGAGAACTTCCGTGATAGGTCGGGTCTTAGTAGGCATCAGAGaattcacacaggagagaaaccctataactGCCTGgactgtggagaaagcttcagtCGGCGCTCAAACCTTACCAGGCACCAAAAAGTTCACACTGGGGAGAGACCCTATAAGTGCCTcaagtgtgggaaaagcttcagtcggagATCAACCCGCAGTAGACATCTGAGAACCCattggggagaaagtgaataa
- the LOC114020073 gene encoding zinc finger protein 572 isoform X5, protein MLLKNWPALKSYFVSKGEETVSCAIWAFLSEQEDAVSDDDIITLPELYIYFVHNIMSHFNHAIKVLESDYIQVTELYAIFSKLRREIQIRQEQGFYGYKVTQFLKKLPPNEQNKFVGDAQRVYTRMLQYLEKWFDFSENSFYMLCAPLNLDGPLELDKLCALTTNLDIQVDGDELFTEMCTLNDVLPTLKSLTNDPELTLCQEQQERHHRINVSEVWVEFFKHWEAPNLLKIVQHVLAIPPSNAFVERVFSVMKNLWTDERNRLQVDLVKAELFVHFNYKMTCAEFAGFLKTEAAKELVVAARKEQKYKCEGMIENVEENPQQEDPEQVETHVTLLERAEAIVSWSPEHGKASGYQHRPERQQGTQPGKNVGKSIQCEGGLKNLSKNMMHQRLSKGEGKNTCTECGKSFSRSLHLIIHRRTHTGQRPLKCLQCGKSFIDNPTLKVHQRIHMGEKPYKCPDCGKSFSERPHLIGHQKIHTEAKTFICSQCGETLCNWSTFLRHERIHTGERSKPYNCLECGENFRDRSGLSRHQRIHTGEKPYNCLDCGESFSRRSNLTRHQKVHTGERPYKCLKCGKSFSRRSTRSRHLRTHWGESE, encoded by the exons AT GTTGCTGAAGAATTGGCCTGCACTCAAGTCTTACTTTGTGAGCAAAGGAGAGGAAACAGTGAGCTGCGCAATATGGGCCTTTCTTTCTGAGCAGGAGGACGCAGTATCCGATGATGACATTATTACACTTCCCGAGCTGTACATCTACTTTGTGCACAACATTATGAGCCATTTTAACCACGCCATAAAGGTTCTTGAAAGTGATTACATTCAGGTAACTGAACTGTATGCTATATTCAGCAAACTGAGAAGAGAGATTCAGATTCGACAAGAGCAAGGCTTCTATGGATACAAGGTGACACAGTTCTTGAAGAAACTGCCGCCTAACGAGCAGAATAAATTTGTTGGAGATGCCCAACGGGTTTACACACGCATGCTACAGTACCTGGAAAAGTGGTTTGATTTCAGCGAAAACTCTTTCTATATGTTGTGTGCGCCACTCAATCTGGACGGACCTCTTGAACTAGACAAACTGTGTGCTTTGACTACAAACTTGGACATTCAAGTGGACGGAGATGAACTATTTACAGAAATGTGCACATTGAATGATGTGCTACCAACCCTAAAGAGTTTGACAAATGATCCTGAATTGACATTGTGTCAGGAGCAACAAGAGCGCCATCATCGAATCAATGTCTCTGAGGTATGGGTAGAATTCTTTAAGCACTGGGAGGCCCCAAACTTACTTAAAATTGTGCAGCATGTGCTTGCTATACCACCCAGCAACGCATTTGTGGAACGCGTTTTCAGTGTTATGAAGAACTTGTGGACTGATGAAAGGAATCGGCTCCAAGTGGACCTGGTGAAAGCTGAGCTATTCGTGCACTTCAACTATAAAATGACATGTGCCGAGTTTGCTGGATTTTTGAAGACAGAAGCAGCTAAAGAGCTTGTGGTGGCAGcaagaaaagaacagaagtatAAAT gtgaGGGGATGATTGAGAATGTGGAAGAGAATCCTCAGCAGGAAGATCCTGAGCAAGTTGAAACTCATGTTACATTATTAGAAAGAGCTGAAGCGATTGTGTCCTGGAGTCCAGAGCATGGAAAAGCTAGTGGGTATCAGCACCGGCCAGAGAGACAGCAGGGAACTCAGCCAGGGAAGAACGTGGGTAAATCCATTCAATGTGAAGGTGGTTTGAAAAATCTTAGTAAAAACATGATGCACCAGAGGCTCTccaaaggggagggaaaaaacacatgcaccgagtgtgggaaaagcttcagtcggagTTTACACCTTATTATACATCGCAGAACCCACACAGGACAAAGACCTCTTAAATGTCttcagtgtgggaaaagctttattGACAACCCAACCCTGAAagtacatcagagaatccacatggGAGAAAAACCCTATAAGTgccctgactgtgggaaaagcttcagtgagaGACCACACCTTATTGGCCACCAGAAAATCCACACAGAAGCAAAAACTTTCATATGCTCTCAGTGTGGGGAAACCCTCTGTAACTGGTCAACCTTTCTTAGACATGAGAGAATCCACACCGGAGAGAGATCTAAACCTTATAACTGCCTCGAGTGTGGGGAGAACTTCCGTGATAGGTCGGGTCTTAGTAGGCATCAGAGaattcacacaggagagaaaccctataactGCCTGgactgtggagaaagcttcagtCGGCGCTCAAACCTTACCAGGCACCAAAAAGTTCACACTGGGGAGAGACCCTATAAGTGCCTcaagtgtgggaaaagcttcagtcggagATCAACCCGCAGTAGACATCTGAGAACCCattggggagaaagtgaataa
- the LOC114020073 gene encoding uncharacterized protein LOC114020073 isoform X2, with translation MAEPEKQKIQSLSSTIDKFFLKADTSEEQHICMAELLLTYHGVKHHHSYHSQDCGNKLYPSIFTDSKIASKIHCGRRKAEALIETVLAPHSLKLAVQDIGSTSFSIVTGASNKGNTKLFPVAVRYFNKDKGSCTCIIDFFEDADETSEAIANNLQSCLQNASLIHNKIVAYGADNASVNFGKQKSVLVHLKRMLDLPNLVPGYCSAHIVHNTVKHGLKMLSYDVENLVIKVFSEFSSCAKNISELKEFLDFMETEYSEILCHVPTHFLTLFTAVDRLLKNWPALKSYFVSKGEETVSCAIWAFLSEQEDAVSDDDIITLPELYIYFVHNIMSHFNHAIKVLESDYIQVTELYAIFSKLRREIQIRQEQGFYGYKVTQFLKKLPPNEQNKFVGDAQRVYTRMLQYLEKWFDFSENSFYMLCAPLNLDGPLELDKLCALTTNLDIQVDGDELFTEMCTLNDVLPTLKSLTNDPELTLCQEQQERHHRINVSEVWVEFFKHWEAPNLLKIVQHVLAIPPSNAFVERVFSVMKNLWTDERNRLQVDLVKAELFVHFNYKMTCAEFAGFLKTEAAKELVVAARKEQKYKCEGMIENVEENPQQEDPEQVETHVTLLERAEAIVSWSPEHGKASGYQHRPERQQGTQPGKNVGKSIQCEGGLKNLSKNMMHQRLSKGEGKNTCTECGKSFSRSLHLIIHRRTHTGQRPLKCLQCGKSFIDNPTLKVHQRIHMGEKPYKCPDCGKSFSERPHLIGHQKIHTEAKTFICSQCGETLCNWSTFLRHERIHTGERSKPYNCLECGENFRDRSGLSRHQRIHTGEKPYNCLDCGESFSRRSNLTRHQKVHTGERPYKCLKCGKSFSRRSTRSRHLRTHWGESE, from the exons ATGGCAGAACCTGAAAAGCAAAAGATTCAAAGCTTGTCCAGTACAATCGATAAATTCTTTTTAAAGGCTGATACCTCCGAAGAACAACACATATGCATGGCTGAATTGCTTTTAACATACCACGGAGTTAAACACCACCACAGCTACCATTCTCAAGACTGTGGAAATAAACTGTACCCCTCCATTTTCACTGATTCCAAGATCGCCTCCAAAATTCACTGTGGAAGGAGAAAAGCGGAGGCTTTGATTGAGACTGTATTAGCCCCCCATTCATTGAAACTGGCTGTGCAAGACATTGGATCAACATCGTTCTCAATAGTGACAGGTGCTTCTAATAAAGGGAACACAAAATTATTCCCAGTTGCTGTCCGCTACTTTAATAAGGATAAGGGAAGCTGCACGTGTATCATAGACTTTTTTGAGGATGCAGATGAGACATCAGAGGCAATTGCAAACAACTTACAAAGTTGTCTTCAAAATGCCAGTCTGATACATAATAAAATTGTGGCATATGGAGCAGACAACGCATCTGTCAATTTTGGAAAACAAAAGTCTGTTTTGGTGCACCTAAAACGAATGTTGGATTTACCAAACCTTGTACCAGGGTACTGCAGTGCTCACATAGTGCACAATACAGTGAAACATGGCTTGAAAATGCTCTCTTATGATGTAGAGAACTTGGTCATCAAGGTTTTCAGTGAATTCTCGTCCTGTGCAAAGAATATTAGTGAACTTAAAGAGTTCCTTGACTTCATGGAGACAGAATATTCAGAAATCTTATGCCATGTACCTACACATTTTTTGACCCTTTTCACTGCCGTCGACAGGTTGCTGAAGAATTGGCCTGCACTCAAGTCTTACTTTGTGAGCAAAGGAGAGGAAACAGTGAGCTGCGCAATATGGGCCTTTCTTTCTGAGCAGGAGGACGCAGTATCCGATGATGACATTATTACACTTCCCGAGCTGTACATCTACTTTGTGCACAACATTATGAGCCATTTTAACCACGCCATAAAGGTTCTTGAAAGTGATTACATTCAGGTAACTGAACTGTATGCTATATTCAGCAAACTGAGAAGAGAGATTCAGATTCGACAAGAGCAAGGCTTCTATGGATACAAGGTGACACAGTTCTTGAAGAAACTGCCGCCTAACGAGCAGAATAAATTTGTTGGAGATGCCCAACGGGTTTACACACGCATGCTACAGTACCTGGAAAAGTGGTTTGATTTCAGCGAAAACTCTTTCTATATGTTGTGTGCGCCACTCAATCTGGACGGACCTCTTGAACTAGACAAACTGTGTGCTTTGACTACAAACTTGGACATTCAAGTGGACGGAGATGAACTATTTACAGAAATGTGCACATTGAATGATGTGCTACCAACCCTAAAGAGTTTGACAAATGATCCTGAATTGACATTGTGTCAGGAGCAACAAGAGCGCCATCATCGAATCAATGTCTCTGAGGTATGGGTAGAATTCTTTAAGCACTGGGAGGCCCCAAACTTACTTAAAATTGTGCAGCATGTGCTTGCTATACCACCCAGCAACGCATTTGTGGAACGCGTTTTCAGTGTTATGAAGAACTTGTGGACTGATGAAAGGAATCGGCTCCAAGTGGACCTGGTGAAAGCTGAGCTATTCGTGCACTTCAACTATAAAATGACATGTGCCGAGTTTGCTGGATTTTTGAAGACAGAAGCAGCTAAAGAGCTTGTGGTGGCAGcaagaaaagaacagaagtatAAAT gtgaGGGGATGATTGAGAATGTGGAAGAGAATCCTCAGCAGGAAGATCCTGAGCAAGTTGAAACTCATGTTACATTATTAGAAAGAGCTGAAGCGATTGTGTCCTGGAGTCCAGAGCATGGAAAAGCTAGTGGGTATCAGCACCGGCCAGAGAGACAGCAGGGAACTCAGCCAGGGAAGAACGTGGGTAAATCCATTCAATGTGAAGGTGGTTTGAAAAATCTTAGTAAAAACATGATGCACCAGAGGCTCTccaaaggggagggaaaaaacacatgcaccgagtgtgggaaaagcttcagtcggagTTTACACCTTATTATACATCGCAGAACCCACACAGGACAAAGACCTCTTAAATGTCttcagtgtgggaaaagctttattGACAACCCAACCCTGAAagtacatcagagaatccacatggGAGAAAAACCCTATAAGTgccctgactgtgggaaaagcttcagtgagaGACCACACCTTATTGGCCACCAGAAAATCCACACAGAAGCAAAAACTTTCATATGCTCTCAGTGTGGGGAAACCCTCTGTAACTGGTCAACCTTTCTTAGACATGAGAGAATCCACACCGGAGAGAGATCTAAACCTTATAACTGCCTCGAGTGTGGGGAGAACTTCCGTGATAGGTCGGGTCTTAGTAGGCATCAGAGaattcacacaggagagaaaccctataactGCCTGgactgtggagaaagcttcagtCGGCGCTCAAACCTTACCAGGCACCAAAAAGTTCACACTGGGGAGAGACCCTATAAGTGCCTcaagtgtgggaaaagcttcagtcggagATCAACCCGCAGTAGACATCTGAGAACCCattggggagaaagtgaataa
- the LOC114020073 gene encoding uncharacterized protein LOC114020073 isoform X1 gives MAEPEKQKIQSLSSTIDKFFLKADTSEEQHICMAELLLTYHGVKHHHSYHSQDCGNKLYPSIFTDSKIASKIHCGRRKAEALIETVLAPHSLKLAVQDIGSTSFSIVTGASNKGNTKLFPVAVRYFNKDKGSCTCIIDFFEDADETSEAIANNLQSCLQNASLIHNKIVAYGADNASVNFGKQKSVLVHLKRMLDLPNLVPGYCSAHIVHNTVKHGLKMLSYDVENLVIKVFSEFSSCAKNISELKEFLDFMETEYSEILCHVPTHFLTLFTAVDRLLKNWPALKSYFVSKGEETVSCAIWAFLSEQEDAVSDDDIITLPELYIYFVHNIMSHFNHAIKVLESDYIQVTELYAIFSKLRREIQIRQEQGFYGYKVTQFLKKLPPNEQNKFVGDAQRVYTRMLQYLEKWFDFSENSFYMLCAPLNLDGPLELDKLCALTTNLDIQVDGDELFTEMCTLNDVLPTLKSLTNDPELTLCQEQQERHHRINVSEVWVEFFKHWEAPNLLKIVQHVLAIPPSNAFVERVFSVMKNLWTDERNRLQVDLVKAELFVHFNYKMTCAEFAGFLKTEAAKELVVAARKEQKYKSGEGMIENVEENPQQEDPEQVETHVTLLERAEAIVSWSPEHGKASGYQHRPERQQGTQPGKNVGKSIQCEGGLKNLSKNMMHQRLSKGEGKNTCTECGKSFSRSLHLIIHRRTHTGQRPLKCLQCGKSFIDNPTLKVHQRIHMGEKPYKCPDCGKSFSERPHLIGHQKIHTEAKTFICSQCGETLCNWSTFLRHERIHTGERSKPYNCLECGENFRDRSGLSRHQRIHTGEKPYNCLDCGESFSRRSNLTRHQKVHTGERPYKCLKCGKSFSRRSTRSRHLRTHWGESE, from the exons ATGGCAGAACCTGAAAAGCAAAAGATTCAAAGCTTGTCCAGTACAATCGATAAATTCTTTTTAAAGGCTGATACCTCCGAAGAACAACACATATGCATGGCTGAATTGCTTTTAACATACCACGGAGTTAAACACCACCACAGCTACCATTCTCAAGACTGTGGAAATAAACTGTACCCCTCCATTTTCACTGATTCCAAGATCGCCTCCAAAATTCACTGTGGAAGGAGAAAAGCGGAGGCTTTGATTGAGACTGTATTAGCCCCCCATTCATTGAAACTGGCTGTGCAAGACATTGGATCAACATCGTTCTCAATAGTGACAGGTGCTTCTAATAAAGGGAACACAAAATTATTCCCAGTTGCTGTCCGCTACTTTAATAAGGATAAGGGAAGCTGCACGTGTATCATAGACTTTTTTGAGGATGCAGATGAGACATCAGAGGCAATTGCAAACAACTTACAAAGTTGTCTTCAAAATGCCAGTCTGATACATAATAAAATTGTGGCATATGGAGCAGACAACGCATCTGTCAATTTTGGAAAACAAAAGTCTGTTTTGGTGCACCTAAAACGAATGTTGGATTTACCAAACCTTGTACCAGGGTACTGCAGTGCTCACATAGTGCACAATACAGTGAAACATGGCTTGAAAATGCTCTCTTATGATGTAGAGAACTTGGTCATCAAGGTTTTCAGTGAATTCTCGTCCTGTGCAAAGAATATTAGTGAACTTAAAGAGTTCCTTGACTTCATGGAGACAGAATATTCAGAAATCTTATGCCATGTACCTACACATTTTTTGACCCTTTTCACTGCCGTCGACAGGTTGCTGAAGAATTGGCCTGCACTCAAGTCTTACTTTGTGAGCAAAGGAGAGGAAACAGTGAGCTGCGCAATATGGGCCTTTCTTTCTGAGCAGGAGGACGCAGTATCCGATGATGACATTATTACACTTCCCGAGCTGTACATCTACTTTGTGCACAACATTATGAGCCATTTTAACCACGCCATAAAGGTTCTTGAAAGTGATTACATTCAGGTAACTGAACTGTATGCTATATTCAGCAAACTGAGAAGAGAGATTCAGATTCGACAAGAGCAAGGCTTCTATGGATACAAGGTGACACAGTTCTTGAAGAAACTGCCGCCTAACGAGCAGAATAAATTTGTTGGAGATGCCCAACGGGTTTACACACGCATGCTACAGTACCTGGAAAAGTGGTTTGATTTCAGCGAAAACTCTTTCTATATGTTGTGTGCGCCACTCAATCTGGACGGACCTCTTGAACTAGACAAACTGTGTGCTTTGACTACAAACTTGGACATTCAAGTGGACGGAGATGAACTATTTACAGAAATGTGCACATTGAATGATGTGCTACCAACCCTAAAGAGTTTGACAAATGATCCTGAATTGACATTGTGTCAGGAGCAACAAGAGCGCCATCATCGAATCAATGTCTCTGAGGTATGGGTAGAATTCTTTAAGCACTGGGAGGCCCCAAACTTACTTAAAATTGTGCAGCATGTGCTTGCTATACCACCCAGCAACGCATTTGTGGAACGCGTTTTCAGTGTTATGAAGAACTTGTGGACTGATGAAAGGAATCGGCTCCAAGTGGACCTGGTGAAAGCTGAGCTATTCGTGCACTTCAACTATAAAATGACATGTGCCGAGTTTGCTGGATTTTTGAAGACAGAAGCAGCTAAAGAGCTTGTGGTGGCAGcaagaaaagaacagaagtatAAAT caggtgaGGGGATGATTGAGAATGTGGAAGAGAATCCTCAGCAGGAAGATCCTGAGCAAGTTGAAACTCATGTTACATTATTAGAAAGAGCTGAAGCGATTGTGTCCTGGAGTCCAGAGCATGGAAAAGCTAGTGGGTATCAGCACCGGCCAGAGAGACAGCAGGGAACTCAGCCAGGGAAGAACGTGGGTAAATCCATTCAATGTGAAGGTGGTTTGAAAAATCTTAGTAAAAACATGATGCACCAGAGGCTCTccaaaggggagggaaaaaacacatgcaccgagtgtgggaaaagcttcagtcggagTTTACACCTTATTATACATCGCAGAACCCACACAGGACAAAGACCTCTTAAATGTCttcagtgtgggaaaagctttattGACAACCCAACCCTGAAagtacatcagagaatccacatggGAGAAAAACCCTATAAGTgccctgactgtgggaaaagcttcagtgagaGACCACACCTTATTGGCCACCAGAAAATCCACACAGAAGCAAAAACTTTCATATGCTCTCAGTGTGGGGAAACCCTCTGTAACTGGTCAACCTTTCTTAGACATGAGAGAATCCACACCGGAGAGAGATCTAAACCTTATAACTGCCTCGAGTGTGGGGAGAACTTCCGTGATAGGTCGGGTCTTAGTAGGCATCAGAGaattcacacaggagagaaaccctataactGCCTGgactgtggagaaagcttcagtCGGCGCTCAAACCTTACCAGGCACCAAAAAGTTCACACTGGGGAGAGACCCTATAAGTGCCTcaagtgtgggaaaagcttcagtcggagATCAACCCGCAGTAGACATCTGAGAACCCattggggagaaagtgaataa